From one Symbiobacterium terraclitae genomic stretch:
- a CDS encoding ABC transporter permease, with product MPRYRWYHYAIALAILAVGWEALARGLDIAAFPPLTPALASFAEGVGPGGPLVKHFLASAYRVFCSTVISLAAGVPLGLYLGRSGGPIGSVLVYLTYPVPKVVFLPVIMVVLGIGDESKIFLITLVIFFQILVTVKDAAANVPRGLIRSVQSLGGGEWQIYRHVILPGTLPAIFTALRLSTGTAVAVLFFAETYATREGLGSFVWDAWSMHAYDMMFAGVMAMALMGFGFYVLLDAAERLLCPWAEGQR from the coding sequence GTGCCTAGATATCGCTGGTACCACTACGCCATCGCCCTGGCCATCCTCGCCGTGGGATGGGAGGCGCTGGCCCGGGGCCTCGACATCGCCGCCTTCCCCCCGCTGACCCCGGCGCTGGCCTCCTTCGCCGAGGGCGTGGGCCCCGGTGGGCCGCTGGTGAAGCACTTCCTCGCCAGCGCTTACCGCGTCTTCTGCTCGACCGTGATCTCCCTGGCCGCGGGCGTGCCGCTGGGCCTCTACCTCGGGCGGTCGGGCGGCCCGATCGGCTCGGTGCTGGTCTACCTGACCTACCCCGTGCCCAAGGTGGTCTTCCTGCCGGTGATCATGGTCGTGCTGGGCATCGGCGACGAGTCCAAGATCTTCCTGATTACCCTGGTGATTTTCTTCCAGATCCTAGTTACGGTGAAGGACGCCGCGGCCAACGTGCCCCGGGGGCTGATCCGGTCCGTGCAGTCGCTGGGCGGCGGCGAGTGGCAGATCTACCGCCACGTCATCCTGCCCGGCACGCTTCCGGCCATCTTCACCGCCCTGCGGCTCTCCACGGGAACCGCGGTCGCCGTCCTCTTCTTCGCCGAGACCTACGCCACCCGGGAGGGGCTGGGCTCCTTCGTCTGGGACGCCTGGTCGATGCACGCCTACGACATGATGTTCGCCGGCGTGATGGCGATGGCCCTGATGGGCTTTGGCTTCTACGTGCTGCTGGACGCTGCGGAGCGGCTCCTCTGCCCCTGGGCGGAGGGGCAGCGCTAG
- a CDS encoding MetQ/NlpA family ABC transporter substrate-binding protein gives MRYKTLRIMAAVLVLGLLAGCGGAKPQDAYNKQPNVPASPEAVGSLKIGQMATIDGLPFWVAESKDYYRQQGVNVELVSFKSAAERDAALASGQIDGTLTDIMGAVTLHDNGTPVQITSVNLGATIEEGPFAIVSAPGSGITTAEQLKGVEIGIATNTIIHYVTEKLLLENGFAPEEIKTISIPQIPLRFESLMNGTIQAATLPEPLLSLAVHKGGTVVLTDAKAKRNYSQSVIVFRDEVVKEKAEAIKRFFVAYNMAVIDIKQDPEAFKELMATKANLPPEIKDSWQVITFSPAQAPGKAEVEEVVEWLLEKGYIKERVSYDEIVNTTLYPQAR, from the coding sequence GCCCCAGGACGCGTACAACAAGCAGCCCAACGTGCCGGCCTCGCCCGAGGCCGTGGGGAGCCTGAAGATCGGGCAGATGGCGACCATCGACGGCCTGCCCTTCTGGGTGGCCGAGAGCAAGGATTACTACCGCCAGCAGGGCGTCAACGTGGAGCTGGTGAGCTTCAAGTCCGCCGCGGAGCGGGACGCCGCCCTGGCCAGCGGCCAGATCGACGGCACCCTGACGGACATCATGGGCGCGGTGACGCTGCACGACAACGGCACGCCGGTCCAGATCACCTCCGTCAACCTGGGGGCGACCATCGAGGAGGGGCCGTTCGCCATCGTCTCGGCCCCGGGCTCCGGCATCACCACCGCCGAGCAGCTGAAGGGCGTCGAGATCGGCATCGCCACCAACACCATCATCCACTACGTCACGGAGAAGCTGCTCCTGGAGAATGGCTTCGCGCCCGAGGAGATCAAGACCATCTCCATCCCGCAGATCCCCCTGCGGTTTGAGAGCCTGATGAACGGCACCATCCAGGCGGCCACGCTGCCCGAGCCGCTCCTCTCCCTCGCGGTCCACAAGGGCGGCACCGTGGTCCTGACTGACGCCAAGGCGAAGCGGAACTACTCGCAGTCGGTCATCGTCTTCCGGGACGAGGTGGTGAAGGAGAAGGCCGAGGCCATCAAGCGCTTCTTCGTCGCCTACAACATGGCTGTGATCGACATCAAGCAGGACCCGGAGGCGTTCAAGGAGCTCATGGCCACCAAGGCCAACCTGCCGCCGGAGATCAAGGACTCCTGGCAGGTGATCACCTTCTCGCCGGCCCAGGCCCCGGGCAAGGCGGAGGTTGAAGAGGTCGTCGAGTGGCTCCTGGAGAAGGGGTACATCAAGGAGCGGGTGTCTTACGACGAGATCGTCAACACCACGCTCTACCCGCAGGCGCGATGA
- a CDS encoding ABC transporter ATP-binding protein translates to MIEARSISYAYKETVALRDVSFGLPKGETLAVVGPSGCGKTTLLSLIAGLMPSTAGQLRVDGAPVQPRRPGTALILQDYGLLPWKTVRENVALGLRIRGMKPDAADQALREVGIADLAGRWPHQLSGGQKQRVAIARSLALGPDLLLMDEPFSALDALTREEMQDLLLSIWRRHRTSLVLVTHSITEAVYLGQQIMVLSPRPGQVVGLFRNPTVGDRRAAAFHEMVNRVRDALEKGVNGGA, encoded by the coding sequence ATGATCGAAGCGCGGAGCATCAGCTATGCTTACAAGGAGACGGTCGCCCTGCGCGACGTCTCCTTTGGCCTGCCCAAAGGGGAAACGCTGGCCGTGGTGGGACCCTCCGGCTGCGGGAAGACCACGCTTCTCAGCCTCATCGCCGGGCTGATGCCGTCCACCGCGGGGCAGCTGCGGGTGGACGGGGCACCCGTTCAGCCCCGCCGTCCCGGAACTGCGCTGATCCTGCAGGATTATGGCCTGCTGCCCTGGAAAACGGTTCGGGAGAACGTGGCGCTTGGCCTGCGCATCCGGGGGATGAAACCGGACGCGGCGGACCAGGCGCTGCGCGAGGTGGGCATAGCCGACCTCGCCGGTCGCTGGCCCCACCAGCTCTCGGGCGGGCAGAAGCAGCGGGTGGCGATCGCCCGGTCGCTGGCGCTGGGCCCGGACCTGCTCCTGATGGACGAGCCGTTCTCCGCGCTGGACGCCCTGACGCGGGAGGAGATGCAGGACCTGCTGCTCTCCATCTGGCGCAGGCATAGGACCAGCCTGGTGCTGGTGACCCACTCGATCACCGAGGCGGTCTACCTGGGCCAGCAGATCATGGTGCTCTCGCCCCGCCCGGGGCAGGTCGTGGGTCTCTTCCGCAACCCGACGGTGGGCGACAGGCGGGCCGCGGCCTTCCACGAGATGGTCAACCGCGTGCGCGACGCCCTCGAGAAGGGGGTGAACGGCGGTGCCTAG